One Phycisphaera mikurensis NBRC 102666 DNA window includes the following coding sequences:
- a CDS encoding MOSC domain-containing protein encodes MTALQPDDEPRILQQSVGVPSVHDPAGKPWTSGFTKRRVSGPVSLRTDGLDGDGQADLEVHGGPDRAALLYAADHYRAWAEDDGIRFPPAAFGENWTVGGLDERTVCLGDVFAVGSALVEVSQPREPCWKLCRRWNRPELARRAAETGRLGWYVRVLSPGVVASGDALGLRERPLPAWTIARLTALLHDRAARAEAAPFLTACPQLSRLWRETKFSA; translated from the coding sequence ATGACGGCGCTCCAGCCCGACGACGAGCCGCGGATCCTGCAGCAGTCGGTGGGCGTGCCGTCCGTGCACGACCCGGCCGGCAAGCCCTGGACCAGCGGCTTCACGAAGCGCCGCGTGAGCGGCCCCGTGTCGCTGCGGACCGACGGGCTTGACGGGGACGGGCAGGCCGACCTGGAGGTGCACGGGGGGCCCGATCGCGCGGCGTTGCTCTACGCCGCCGACCACTACCGGGCCTGGGCGGAGGACGACGGCATCCGCTTCCCGCCGGCGGCCTTCGGCGAGAACTGGACGGTCGGCGGGCTCGACGAGCGGACCGTCTGCCTCGGCGACGTGTTCGCCGTCGGCTCGGCCCTCGTGGAGGTGAGCCAGCCGCGCGAGCCCTGCTGGAAGCTGTGCCGCCGCTGGAACCGGCCCGAGCTCGCGCGCCGCGCGGCCGAGACCGGTCGGCTCGGCTGGTACGTCCGCGTGCTCAGCCCCGGGGTGGTCGCCTCGGGCGATGCGCTCGGCCTCCGCGAGCGGCCGCTGCCGGCGTGGACGATCGCGCGGCTGACGGCTCTGCTCCACGACCGCGCCGCCCGGGCCGAGGCCGCCCCCTTCCTCACGGCCTGCCCGCAGCTCTCGCGGCTCTGGCGGGAGACGAAGTTCAGCGCGTGA
- the urtD gene encoding urea ABC transporter ATP-binding protein UrtD has translation MPLDTTFALAIENLTVSFDGFKAVDKVSLYVDEGELRVVIGPNGAGKTTLLDLICGKTRPTGGSVRFYNQELSKLPEQRIVRGGVGRKFQTPSIYGALTVFENLEVSFPRGRGVWGSLFFKRDAAVEQKVHEVAREIHLDAHLDEEAGLLSHGQKQWLEIGMLLIADPKLVLLDEPVAGMSVRERELTAHLLRRIAKGRSVIVIEHDMNFVREIADKVTVMHQGKVLAEGSMEKVETDPKVIEVYLGH, from the coding sequence ATGCCGCTGGACACCACCTTCGCCCTCGCCATCGAGAACCTCACCGTCTCCTTCGACGGCTTCAAGGCCGTCGACAAGGTCTCGCTCTACGTCGACGAGGGGGAGCTACGCGTGGTGATCGGGCCCAACGGAGCCGGGAAGACCACGCTGCTGGACCTCATCTGCGGGAAGACGCGGCCCACCGGCGGCAGCGTCCGCTTCTACAACCAGGAGCTCTCGAAGCTGCCCGAGCAGCGGATCGTCCGCGGCGGCGTGGGCCGCAAGTTCCAGACGCCCTCGATCTACGGGGCGCTCACGGTGTTCGAGAACCTGGAGGTGAGCTTCCCCCGTGGCCGCGGGGTCTGGGGCTCGCTGTTCTTCAAGCGCGACGCGGCGGTGGAGCAGAAGGTCCACGAGGTCGCCCGGGAGATCCACCTCGACGCGCACCTCGACGAAGAGGCGGGGTTGCTCAGCCACGGCCAGAAGCAGTGGCTGGAGATCGGCATGCTGCTCATCGCCGACCCCAAGCTCGTCCTGCTCGACGAGCCCGTGGCCGGCATGAGCGTGCGGGAGCGCGAGCTGACCGCCCACCTGCTCCGCCGCATCGCCAAGGGCCGCTCGGTGATCGTGATCGAGCACGACATGAACTTCGTCCGGGAGATCGCGGACAAGGTCACCGTCATGCACCAGGGCAAAGTCCTCGCCGAGGGCTCGATGGAGAAGGTCGAGACCGACCCGAAGGTCATCGAGGTCTACCTGGGGCACTGA
- the urtE gene encoding urea ABC transporter ATP-binding subunit UrtE: MLNVQNLTVAYGQSEVVHGLGFAVQPKQTVALMGRNGMGKTTLIKGLIGLLPGGGGSVAIDGTEVANLPPHRRVKHGLAYVPQGRQIFSTLSVEENIRTGLEAHGTRKVPKEIYEIFPVLKEMRKRKGGNLSGGQQQQLAIARALVTRPKVLLLDEPTEGIQPSIIKDMARMLNDVKERLGLSIVVSEQVLSFALDVADRIFMMESGRLVREDARADVDEASLARHLSV, translated from the coding sequence ATGCTCAACGTCCAGAACCTCACCGTCGCCTACGGCCAGAGCGAGGTCGTCCACGGCCTCGGCTTCGCCGTGCAGCCCAAGCAGACCGTCGCCCTGATGGGGCGGAACGGGATGGGCAAGACCACGCTCATTAAAGGGCTCATCGGGCTGCTGCCCGGCGGCGGCGGGAGCGTCGCGATCGACGGGACCGAGGTCGCGAACCTGCCGCCGCACCGACGCGTGAAACACGGCCTCGCCTACGTGCCGCAGGGGCGGCAGATCTTCTCGACGCTCAGCGTGGAGGAGAACATCCGCACCGGGCTGGAGGCGCACGGCACGCGGAAGGTCCCCAAAGAAATCTACGAAATCTTCCCGGTGCTCAAGGAGATGCGGAAGCGCAAGGGCGGCAACCTCTCCGGCGGGCAGCAGCAGCAGCTGGCCATCGCCCGGGCGCTGGTCACCAGGCCCAAGGTCCTCCTGCTCGACGAGCCCACCGAGGGGATCCAGCCTTCGATCATCAAGGACATGGCCCGCATGCTCAACGACGTGAAGGAGCGGCTGGGGCTGTCGATCGTCGTGAGCGAGCAGGTGCTCAGCTTCGCCCTGGACGTGGCGGACCGGATCTTCATGATGGAGTCCGGCCGGCTCGTCCGCGAAGACGCCCGGGCCGACGTCGACGAGGCGTCGCTCGCCCGGCACCTGTCGGTGTGA